ccggccgagcggcgtctccgcggcGGGCTCTGCCTTGACGCCGAAGAGCGCCGGCGAGCCGGAAGAGTGGGAGgaagagcgggaggaggaggaggcggcgaaccTCCTGGGCACCCACGGCCCGGCGCTCCCGCGAGGGGCCGGCACGCCCACCGCGGCTGGGTACGCTGGCGGcaggttgttgccgccctcgaggtgtgcGATCACCTCGTGCAGGGTGCGGCCGGGGACCCCTCACCAGACGCGGCGGCCGTCATTGTTCTTTGTGTcgccgaccaccggcgccccgttcGTGGACGCCCGCCTCTGCGCCTGCCGCCGCTGGAAATATTCCGTCCAAGccacgtggttgtcggcggcgtactgggggagggcgcgCTGCTCCTCCGATAGGGACGAACGCACATGGTCGACCTTGGCGGCGAAGACACCGGGGCGCACGTCGACGTCGGGAACAGGGGGATGGGGACGCTGCCGTTGCTGAActtccaccccgtcggcccggcgcgcatgtccgacggcgccgggatgttcgcctcgaAGAGAAGCCAGGACTCGCACTCCTGGAGcgtgcggcggccgaagccgttggccgccgtgGCGTCGCCGGGGAAGCGTTCGGCCATGGAGagagaaggggaaggagaggggaggggagagcggCAGAGCTCGGCGGCGGAAGGGAGGGATGGCGACTGGTTTGGGCTCGGCGGACTCGGGCTGGTGTGGCCAGCGGCGAGGGAGGCCTCTGTTTTATATAGCCCCAGGCCGTGTAAACGTGTGGCAGAAGGGAAGGCGTCGCCGCGCCTGCccgcccgtgacgcgccgcccatgaggaatcaatggcaaggctgaccggcggcagccttgccattgattccccgtggGGAACCGAGGCGTTCTGGGGAAGACGAGGCGCGtgccgctgactcggcgggcccgccgaGCTTTCGCACCAAAACCCCTCGctccggcgcccccgagcgccccccggGTTCGGCCTGGGGCTACCGGCGCCGATTTCGTCCCAAGCCGGCGAAAAAGGGGTTCCTGGGACGCGAATGGGCCGAATTTTAGGCGTCGGCGCGGCAAAAACGCCTGTGGAGGGCCTGTTGGGgcagcggctggagatgctctcagaaTAGCTACCCGCACAAATAGCCGGTAGCAGCGAAGCAGCTGAACTTTTGTTTCAAAACCAAGTATATGTGATCTTTCTAGAAAACCACAATAACTTCATTGCACTGTAGCAGGTACTGTAGCATCGAATCCCACCGATTTTGACCATTGGATAACTTCTATCAATGGTTCAGATTGCTTCTCAGTTTTGTGATTCAAAAGTTCAAAACTGATACACTATATAATACTCTAGTATAGAAAAGAGAGGATAAATGAGGTCATTATGATGCCAAACAATGATactcttatatttttttacggagggagtactagcaaaCTCTcatttcggtttatagggcttatctacAAAAATCCGTTTGTTAAAACTCCGACCATTGTCCAACATGAAGACAGCGATGCCAAGTTCAGTTAGGATAGGACACGAAGACAGTGACTCAAAGAAAGCAAAGGAATGATTGAGTTCAACACAGTGAAGTCAAGTACAGTAGGACACAAACTCCACACATGCCGATGGCAACGAGCATGTTATTCCCAACAAACAGAAAACCCCTGCAAACCATGTGTTCTTCATGCACCGGCGGCCGCCGGACTGACATAGACGAAGGCATCCAGCTCAAGGACGGCGTTCCTCCCGGTCCAGCTCGCAGTTTTCCAGAGCACGTACCCGGTGGCCATCCTGAAAACCCCGGTCCCGCCAACCACCGCCAGCTCCCGCTCCGGCATCGCGATGTTGTTGCAGCCCATCACGGTCAGCGAGCTCCCGTTATAAGGCCCGTCCTCGAGCAGCACGTTCATGGCGAGGAGCATCGCGGGGTCGCCCTGGGACGCTGTTACGTAGAATCCCTGGGCACGCCCGACGACTCTCGAGGCCAGAGTAGGGCCCTCGGTGAGGCGGTCGTCCATGACCACCGTGTCACCGAaccgggcgccgccgccggagcccttcAGCGGCTGGCCGGTCCCGTTGACGATTAGAACGGTGGTGGGCTTGGGACCAGTGTAGGCGTCGTGCATGTAGAAATGGAGATGTTTGGGGGCGTCCTGCTTGCCCACGCCGTCGACGGCCGAGGCAAAAAGGACGGTGGCTATGCCCCGCGAGTAGCGTAGCTAGAGATGCGGATGTGAGGTGGGAAGCCATGTTGAGTGTGAGAAAGGCCGGTGTGTCGATGTCCTTAAATAGCCATGCAAGGCACTAAGGATCAATCATTAGCACGGGGGAAACAAATAAGTTCGTTTGTTAATCCATAGCTGGACACCAGCTGAGATGATCCTGggtgaacaaaattcaaaaaaagtcTGAATTTTTTTGTACTTCAAAGATGAACAAGTTTTCTATGTGCGTGCAAATTTTAATGACCATGTGACATAAAGGAGCTCAGGGCAGAAATTACAAAATCAGTGCTCCGAAATTAAAATTTGAACCTTTCTTAAAACTCTGGGTTTTCTTTTCTGACCAGAGCTCCTCTGATATCATATCACCACGAAAATTTGCAAGCTCATAGGGAATTTGTTAAAATTGAgtgtaaaaaaatcatattttttttagaattttttttctatttttttgtgttCATGTGCAGGAGCATCTGAGCTCTTTTTTCGGAAAATGCAACAAATTTAAATAGAATAAAAATTGCAAAAAACGGCATCACAATATTGGCCTTGTTATTTTTTTTATAATGACAACATGGACACAGAAACTCACGTACACTCATCCTAAACGCACGTCATCACGTCTTGCTGAGAAAATATTCCGGCTTTATGAGACACACAAGTGTCAAAGATATGATTTGATCTCTGATGGGCTGGGTACTAccatcctcctaaccatccaaccaaagATTGATTCTCGTCCTTGTTATTTACGCACATGAGATAATTTAGAGCAATGGCAGGTACATCCTGAGTTTCTAAGCACAAGCAATTATCTTATGTTCAAACCCTTTCTACAATTTTTTCACCAAGAAAAAGATATGAAAATCTGTGTTTGGAGGGTTTGTACGCATAATCTAGCCCCTTGTCCTTTGTGTCTGCTATCTGCTTAGAGCATCTCCCACTGTCTCAAGCTTTCTTCCTCATTCTCTATAACACTAAGCTCCCTAGTTTTAAAGAGCCCATATTCAATTAAGGTCTCCAATTAGAATTGGGTCACCCGATTTTGATCAGGTCAACGATTTCCTAAAGCTCTCTCATTCAATTATTTTATACTATGCATTATACCTCCTAATTTTTAAGGCCTCACAATTAGTTGAGGTATTCAGTTTAGAATTGGGTCAATCAATTTTTACCGGGTCAACACTTTCTCAAGCtctctcattcaattcttttaattcactatgttccctaattttgaaactctttcattcaattgaggtattcaattttggatttggttAATGATTTTGATCGGGCcaacgatttttcaaatcaatAAGCGGCAACTggcctataaaaacatatcaataCCGCGAAACCTCCCACCACGTGAAAAAAAAGAATGCACCGCCATGTGATATTGTAGCATCAATATAGTAGTACATGAGACCACTGTCACAAAAATTCCCCACATAGGATAGGTTGATTAGCGGATAACACATAATCACACCATGAAAGGCCCATCAAATACTGCATTATAAACAAAAATGAAACAAttttctttaactttgaccaagtttagagcAAAAATATGTACATCTACAATATTAAACTAAAAAGtatggaaattcatttcatgatgaatttaaaaaatattatgGATTTTGATATACTTCTCTACAGATTTGATCAAACTTACAAGGTTTGAACTTAAAAAAATTAAtcttatattttgaaacagagtAATTATTTTTTGAAgaaacccaacaacaccaacgCCGCAGTAAAGCGCGCCCAACCCTTCTAGTAAAAGCTATTTCAGGGGGACCTTTTCTATTTTAATATTTCTTCTACTgaaatagaaagaataaaactGTGCAATTGGAGGTGGGGCGAGGGATATCAACCCAGGATTAATGAAGACTAACAATATCATAAACTATTTAGTGAGGATCTGATTTCATGGGGTTCATGCTTCTGTATTAGCTCCAGCCCTACTTGGCAGCATCGATGACGGCGACGATGAGCTCATGCCATGAGGGAGGACGAAGGATTCAACTTGCCTTTTATGCATGGACGGGTAAAACAAAACTAGTTCAGAGTTTTAGGGGGAATATGTTTTATCTAGTAGCAAAGGTTGGTAATTTTCATTATCTTAAATCTAATGGTCACAAACTTTTATCCCTCAAATAAACGGTTAGATGTTTTGCTCTTCTTTGGAATTTTCAGGCTAATTACTCCTTCTCCTGGTTGCTCGTCGTGTACTTTTAATACATAATAGATTTTCATGTGAGTTGTTATTCTTGACTCGTAGCACATCAGGTATTTTTGGTAATATGCAATAGATAGATGTCACAAAGATCGTGTGCAAAGTAAGTGGTCGTATCTACATCCCAGTTCAACTACATTTTTCTTTAAATTATTACACATACAGAAGTATACAACAATGAAAAGTGTTTAACCGGAGATCAAAAGAAAGAGAATTGAACAAAACTCACATGGTTAGGTTTCGTGTGATGGAACGGCACTGGGTcccacatttttctggatttatttcaggctttCCAGCACTGTTCGTTCAGTGGGAGAagatgttcccgtcgactacgaggcgcctgTAGTGACTTCGTCGATCTAAAGATGTTGTGTCAGCTCAGTATCGCGAAGGTGTTCATAGGGGTAGTGTGTGCGTGTATATGAGCATATGCGATTGTTCCGTTTAAAAAAAGATCATCAAAAGAATAATATTAGTCATATAAAAAATATTCCAACTACATGAACAGGAAGAAAATATGATAGATAAGTAAAATAAAAATGACACTAGGGGAGTTCAGGTTATGCATGAAATCTAACAGATTGTTAAGATCTTTATTGGCTATACTTGTAAAAAAATCTAAAGGAGGTCAAGGTACAAGACAATGGAGGCAGAGGTTGACAATGACTTGACACGGGAGATGTTGGGTGGTGTGAACTCTCTCTTCTTGTTGCTTCCAAAAGGTAAACTAAACAACATACTCGTATCATATTTACAGACCTAGATGATCAAGGTAAGAGATGGGCAAGTAGGCGTAGATTAGATAGTGAACTTCGACTTATTTATCTAATTGCTTCCATGCCTCATTCCTTCGCATAATCAATATCCATAAGTTCTGGATTTTCCAAGGCAATGCTAATTGCTAAATTTGCATTTCCTTCTCAAGTTCTCAGCAATGAAAGTACCTACAACAAAGCATTTCAGAAGTTTGTTTATAGATAATATACATCGATCTTCAAATCTCTGTGACGAAAATTCAGCGTAGGGATGTGAAGTATTTACAGAATGTACATTCATAGATACCTGTCAACATATATTCGCAAGATTTTGAAAGTCAGTATCAAGAACTAGATGTTTTAACTGTAAACAGTGCACCCGGAATAAATTTATTTACTTTCACATACAGAGTTATACATGACCCAGTGTGTATGAACTACATACATGGTTACAATTCAGAGTTCCAAATTGGCGCCCAAACTAATAATAGGAATAACACTTCACAATGTAAGTAAAATCATCTTGGAATTTCAGATGATTGGATGAACTCTTTTTCCAAGCTGTACAGTCTGGTTCCTTCTCCGCCTTTGTTTTCCTTGTATGACTGATCATTTATAGCATTCCAGTTCACTCTTGTGATCTGAGAACTAAGATTGACTATTGAGTTCTGAACATCCTCAAGTGTGGTCTCCACTTGTCTCATTGTAGGCCTTTCTTCACCTTTTAAACTTAAGCATGCTTCTGCCAGTCTTGCAACCACTTCAGCATCTTCAGCCCCTCCCTCCTCAACAATTTGTGTATCCAGAATATCTATTAATCGATTGTCCCTTATAAGAGACACAAAATGCGATGCTAGGCTTGTGACTTCTGATGAATGGGAACGAAAAACTGGTGTTACCCTTGTCAGTAACTCTGCTAGGATGACACCAAAGCTGTAAACATCGCTTTTCTCCGTGAGTCGACTAGTGTAGTAGTATTCAGGATCAAGGTAACCATGGGTTCCTTGAACAGCTGTAAGTATTCCTGTCTCGTCTATTGCAATTGACCTTGAAGCTCCAAaatctgatacttttgatgttaaAGTATCAGTAAGTAGTATATTTGCACATTTGATATCTCTGTGGTATACTGATATTGAAGCAGCAGAGTGTAGATATGCAATGGCCCTTG
This region of Triticum aestivum cultivar Chinese Spring chromosome 2D, IWGSC CS RefSeq v2.1, whole genome shotgun sequence genomic DNA includes:
- the LOC123050339 gene encoding pterocarpan synthase 1-like translates to MHDAYTGPKPTTVLIVNGTGQPLKGSGGGARFGDTVVMDDRLTEGPTLASRVVGRAQGFYVTASQGDPAMLLAMNVLLEDGPYNGSSLTVMGCNNIAMPERELAVVGGTGVFRMATGYVLWKTASWTGRNAVLELDAFVYVSPAAAGA